AAACCAGCCTGTGTTACAGGAATTTTTTCACTCATACGATCACTCCTAACAGAAGACATTATACCACACCCGAATTGATGATACTACTTTTTTATCAAGTTTTGCCTACACACTCCTTTGAATCGTTGTTTTATGTAATAAAGGATAACGCGTCTTGATTAAAAAAAGGACTTTTGTCCTTTAATTATTGCCTCTACTAATGATACTTCCGATTTTTGTTGTCAACAAATCTATCGCAACTTTATTATGTGCACCTTCAGGAATGATGATGTCTGCATAACGTTTTGATGGTTCGATGAATTGATCATGCATAATACGTACGGTTGTCAGGTATTGTTCGATTACATGGTCCATACTGCGTCCACGTTTTTTTACATCACGAATCAAGCGACGAATGAAGCGCACGTCTGCTGGTGCATCGACAAATACTCGAATATCAAGTAAGTCACGTACACGTTCATCTTCAAGAAGAAGCAATCCTTCAATAACGATAACATCACTGCACTCGACAGTTTCAGTGTATGTACTGCGTGTATGATTAATAAAATCATACACAGGTTTTTGAATACTTTTTCCATTTTTTAGTTGTTGGATGTCTGATAGCAGCAAATCTGTATCAAATGCAAAAGGATGGTCATAGTTTGTGTCATAACGCTCTTCAAGCGGAATGTTTGATTGATCCTTGTAGTAGTCATCCATTTTCAGGATGTAAACCGATTGTGTTTCTTTGTAATGTTCCTTCAAGATTCTTGCAATCGACGATTTACCCGATGCACTACCGCCTGCAATCCCAATTAGTACTGGTTCCATATTAGAATATTTCCTCCGTTAGTCGTATGGTTTATTTCATATTACTATCTTGTTTAAGCATCCCAAAAACAATCAACATAATATGATAGATAAAATTAATGAACGAGGTCTTCATCATGCTTTAAGATAAAAGCATTAAACACTTCTTCGATCATATCCCATTCTTGTTCGTCTGTGATATCGAGAAGTTCACCTTCTTCAGTATATGAAGATACATATACTTCACCATCTTCATCTTCAGGATTAATATAGAGTACATATTCTTTCC
This DNA window, taken from Erysipelothrix larvae, encodes the following:
- the udk gene encoding uridine kinase: MEPVLIGIAGGSASGKSSIARILKEHYKETQSVYILKMDDYYKDQSNIPLEERYDTNYDHPFAFDTDLLLSDIQQLKNGKSIQKPVYDFINHTRSTYTETVECSDVIVIEGLLLLEDERVRDLLDIRVFVDAPADVRFIRRLIRDVKKRGRSMDHVIEQYLTTVRIMHDQFIEPSKRYADIIIPEGAHNKVAIDLLTTKIGSIISRGNN
- a CDS encoding DUF1292 domain-containing protein codes for the protein MDETTMIVIDNEGNEVTMEILFTFKDDNYGKEYVLYINPEDEDGEVYVSSYTEEGELLDITDEQEWDMIEEVFNAFILKHDEDLVH